In Prosthecomicrobium sp. N25, one DNA window encodes the following:
- a CDS encoding VOC family protein — MANIFAQQITWIYTYDLPSTARFYAEGLGLEQVLDQGMCRVFRATPHSFIGVCQRPDRHVEPKGVILTLLTKDVDGWRRRMGDYGAHIETEPSYSERAQAYAFFCRDPEGYRIEFQEFRDPRWIWPDPSGATP; from the coding sequence ATGGCGAATATCTTCGCTCAACAGATCACCTGGATCTACACCTACGACCTTCCGTCGACCGCCCGCTTCTATGCGGAAGGGCTCGGCCTGGAACAGGTGCTCGACCAGGGTATGTGCCGGGTCTTCCGCGCGACGCCGCACAGCTTCATCGGCGTCTGCCAGCGACCGGATCGCCACGTCGAGCCGAAAGGCGTGATCCTGACGCTGCTGACCAAGGACGTCGACGGCTGGCGTCGGCGAATGGGCGACTACGGCGCGCACATCGAGACGGAGCCGAGCTATTCGGAGCGTGCGCAGGCCTACGCCTTCTTCTGCCGCGATCCCGAGGGCTATCGCATCGAGTTCCAGGAATTCCGCGACCCGCGCTGGATCTGGCCGGATCCGTCGGGGGCGACCCCGTGA
- a CDS encoding alpha/beta hydrolase: MAVGKCAADGSGAAVGEGMALYRQFTTQEEIDLEYRPELTAADPLAFERIVAWRRERSEAARRDLTLVAGLRYGPTRTETLDLYPASEPNAPILLFLHGGYWSNRALFKELYGWVAAGFVPAGVTTAVIDYGCCPDVTIDEITRQCRAAVAWLHANGSGFGADPGRIYVAGNSAGGHLAAMLAVTDWVGLYGLPKRTVAGACPISGLFDLEPFPYSWLQPKLQLTAAEVRRNSPILRVPEDGPSLLVTWGALESCEFHRQSTDFVAAWRSAGNTAETLVQPGRDHFDANVGLGEPESMLFHRVREHMRACFAGC; the protein is encoded by the coding sequence ATGGCCGTGGGAAAGTGCGCTGCGGATGGAAGCGGCGCGGCGGTCGGAGAAGGCATGGCACTTTATCGGCAGTTTACGACGCAAGAAGAGATCGACCTCGAGTATCGCCCGGAGCTGACGGCTGCCGACCCTCTGGCCTTCGAGCGGATCGTCGCCTGGCGGCGGGAGCGGTCCGAGGCCGCACGGCGCGACCTGACCCTTGTCGCCGGGCTGCGCTACGGGCCGACGCGGACTGAAACGCTCGACCTCTACCCGGCGTCCGAGCCGAACGCGCCGATCCTCTTGTTCCTGCACGGCGGCTATTGGTCGAACCGCGCGCTGTTCAAGGAACTCTACGGCTGGGTGGCGGCCGGCTTCGTGCCTGCCGGCGTGACCACGGCCGTGATCGACTACGGCTGCTGCCCGGACGTGACCATCGACGAGATCACGCGGCAGTGCCGCGCCGCGGTTGCATGGCTCCATGCCAACGGATCCGGCTTCGGCGCCGATCCGGGGCGCATCTACGTCGCCGGCAATTCCGCCGGCGGTCATCTCGCGGCCATGCTGGCTGTGACCGACTGGGTCGGCCTCTATGGGCTTCCGAAACGCACGGTCGCCGGCGCTTGTCCAATCAGTGGCCTTTTTGACCTCGAGCCCTTCCCCTACAGCTGGCTGCAGCCGAAGCTGCAGCTCACCGCCGCCGAGGTGCGGCGAAACAGTCCCATCCTGCGCGTGCCGGAGGACGGCCCCTCGCTGCTCGTGACCTGGGGCGCGCTCGAGAGTTGCGAGTTCCATCGCCAGTCAACGGATTTCGTGGCGGCGTGGCGCTCGGCCGGCAACACGGCGGAGACGCTCGTCCAGCCGGGAAGAGATCATTTCGATGCCAATGTCGGGCTCGGAGAGCCGGAGAGCATGCTCTTTCACCGAGTGCGCGAGCACATGAGGGCCTGCTTCGCCGGCTGCTGA
- a CDS encoding MBL fold metallo-hydrolase codes for MLFRQLFDGASGTYSYLIASRKGAEALIIDPVLEKVDRYIQLMEELDLRLVKAVDTHLHADHVTGLGALRDRTRCITVMGENSKADVVSMRLADGDKLDIDGVSLDVIFTPGHTDDSYSFVLEDRVFTGDTLLIRGTGRTDFQNGDARAQYDSIFNRLLKLPDDMLVYPAHDYKGDTVSTIGEERRCNPRLQVKSVNEYVELMANLKLPNPKMMDVAVPANMRIGLAQELVAQKGWAVSAVEAIRLVGQRDVALIDLREPSERERHGAIPGAIHEPYPKLKDNLSSGGVLRALGAERRLLFFCAYGERSAMAVQAAQEAGVKSACHIQGGIAAWNAAGGPIER; via the coding sequence ATGTTGTTCAGGCAGCTCTTTGACGGTGCTTCAGGGACATACAGTTACCTCATCGCGAGCCGGAAGGGTGCGGAAGCGCTCATCATCGACCCCGTTCTGGAAAAGGTGGACCGGTACATCCAGCTCATGGAGGAACTCGATCTGCGCCTCGTCAAGGCGGTCGATACTCACCTCCATGCTGATCACGTCACCGGGCTCGGAGCTCTGAGGGATCGCACCCGTTGCATCACGGTCATGGGTGAGAACAGCAAGGCCGATGTGGTCTCGATGCGATTGGCCGATGGCGACAAACTCGACATCGACGGTGTGAGCCTGGATGTCATCTTCACACCGGGCCACACGGACGATTCGTATTCCTTCGTTTTGGAGGACAGAGTTTTCACCGGGGACACCCTCTTGATCCGAGGAACCGGCAGAACCGACTTCCAGAATGGTGATGCCCGGGCCCAGTACGACTCGATCTTCAATCGATTGCTGAAGTTGCCCGACGACATGCTGGTCTACCCCGCTCACGACTACAAGGGCGACACCGTCAGCACGATCGGTGAGGAACGGCGCTGCAATCCCCGCCTCCAGGTAAAATCCGTGAACGAGTATGTCGAGTTGATGGCCAATCTGAAGCTGCCCAATCCCAAAATGATGGATGTGGCGGTGCCGGCGAACATGCGGATCGGGCTGGCCCAGGAATTGGTCGCTCAGAAGGGCTGGGCGGTTTCGGCCGTGGAGGCGATCCGTTTGGTCGGGCAACGGGATGTCGCGCTGATCGACCTTCGCGAGCCCTCGGAGCGCGAGCGGCATGGGGCTATCCCGGGCGCAATACACGAACCCTATCCCAAGCTGAAGGACAATCTCTCGAGCGGGGGGGTCCTCAGGGCGCTCGGAGCGGAGAGACGGCTCCTGTTCTTTTGTGCTTACGGCGAGCGCTCTGCCATGGCGGTGCAGGCCGCCCAGGAGGCGGGCGTAAAGTCCGCCTGCCACATCCAAGGCGGTATTGCTGCCTGGAACGCGGCCGGCGGCCCTATCGAGCGGTGA
- a CDS encoding cobalamin B12-binding domain-containing protein, with product MELYSNATGQMSDGERFDQNGQGSYVSREEIGAGFKISLDDYILLSRTIQSEIIPRLLLTTRSGPKALPFHRVSPESTVHAPFSGDEVAHFSHLLLADDPSAASDHVDALRRAGREPGAIFLELFAPTARYFGTLWDADECSFFDVTRALGQLHIHLRRLGCELGIKVDPATLGLRVLLATLPGDQHTFGIAMVEELFRNAGWETVGLTAPSTAELCNAVSSEWHAIVGLSVSRDQVDDDLQLLIAELRRIAPNPRTYILVGGRYFNDHPEEVARVGADGSAVDGKQAILQMQALLGL from the coding sequence GTGGAACTCTATTCAAATGCCACCGGCCAGATGAGCGATGGCGAGCGCTTTGATCAAAACGGTCAAGGGTCGTACGTTTCGAGAGAAGAGATCGGTGCCGGGTTCAAGATATCTCTAGACGATTACATTTTGTTGTCTCGTACGATTCAGAGTGAAATCATTCCTCGGTTGCTTCTGACGACACGCTCTGGGCCGAAAGCGTTACCGTTCCATCGTGTTTCTCCCGAGTCGACGGTGCATGCGCCGTTCAGCGGCGATGAAGTTGCCCATTTCTCCCATCTCCTGCTGGCCGACGACCCGTCGGCCGCCAGTGACCATGTGGACGCGCTGCGCCGGGCCGGCCGCGAACCCGGTGCAATCTTCCTTGAACTCTTCGCACCGACCGCGCGGTATTTCGGCACGTTGTGGGATGCCGACGAGTGCAGCTTCTTCGATGTCACCAGGGCGCTCGGTCAACTCCACATTCACCTGCGGCGCCTTGGCTGCGAACTCGGGATCAAAGTCGATCCGGCAACGCTCGGGCTTCGCGTCTTGCTCGCCACCCTGCCCGGCGACCAGCACACCTTCGGCATCGCGATGGTGGAGGAACTGTTCCGCAATGCCGGGTGGGAAACCGTCGGCCTGACGGCGCCGTCGACGGCCGAACTGTGCAACGCTGTGTCATCGGAGTGGCATGCCATCGTTGGGCTGTCGGTCAGCCGCGATCAGGTGGACGACGACTTGCAGCTTCTGATCGCGGAACTGCGCCGCATCGCCCCCAATCCCAGAACCTATATCCTGGTGGGGGGACGCTACTTCAACGATCATCCCGAAGAGGTGGCCCGGGTCGGCGCCGACGGATCGGCGGTCGATGGCAAACAGGCCATCCTGCAGATGCAAGCCCTACTCGGGCTCTGA
- a CDS encoding ABC transporter substrate-binding protein has translation MTRPAARALRLFLLLAAVAAPALPAAAQSCQPALQPPAILVAGELSMAINPTLPPQQFIDEKGQLQGLNFELGSEVARKLCLTPKFIRMDFPAMIPGLGAGRFDIINTGLFWTEERSKTMFLVPYALQAISIVVMEKNPLGLKSIDDLAGRSVSVETNTYTERKTKELSDALVAKGLKPITIRGFNTATESFSALKAGQVDAGMNLDETAIDLVRRGGVVRIANGLGGSQITFAFKSKPLAEAFAKALGETKADGFYDKVFDKFGMTRLTEATFAIRGPGPAQ, from the coding sequence ATGACCAGACCTGCAGCCCGTGCCCTGCGCCTGTTTCTGCTCCTGGCGGCGGTTGCCGCACCGGCACTGCCGGCCGCGGCCCAGTCCTGCCAGCCCGCGCTGCAACCGCCGGCCATCCTCGTGGCCGGTGAGCTGTCGATGGCCATCAATCCGACGCTGCCGCCGCAGCAGTTCATCGACGAAAAGGGCCAGCTGCAGGGCCTGAATTTTGAACTCGGCAGCGAGGTGGCGCGCAAGCTGTGCCTGACGCCGAAGTTCATTCGCATGGACTTCCCGGCGATGATCCCCGGCCTGGGTGCCGGCCGTTTCGACATCATCAACACCGGTCTGTTCTGGACGGAGGAGCGCTCGAAGACGATGTTCCTCGTGCCCTACGCCCTCCAGGCAATCAGCATCGTCGTCATGGAAAAGAACCCGCTCGGTCTGAAGTCGATCGATGACCTGGCCGGCCGGTCGGTTTCGGTCGAGACCAACACGTATACAGAGCGCAAGACGAAGGAACTCAGCGATGCGCTGGTCGCCAAGGGTCTGAAGCCGATCACCATCCGGGGCTTCAACACCGCCACCGAATCCTTTTCGGCGCTGAAGGCCGGGCAGGTCGACGCCGGCATGAACCTGGACGAGACGGCGATCGATCTGGTGCGCCGCGGCGGCGTCGTCCGGATCGCGAATGGTCTCGGCGGCTCGCAGATCACCTTCGCCTTCAAGAGCAAGCCGCTCGCCGAAGCCTTCGCCAAGGCGCTGGGCGAGACCAAGGCCGACGGCTTCTACGACAAGGTGTTCGACAAGTTCGGCATGACGCGCCTGACCGAGGCGACCTTCGCCATCCGCGGGCCCGGTCCGGCCCAGTGA
- a CDS encoding GntR family transcriptional regulator, translating to MSDSTAGRHSEPLPSLGARRVLLTQTIADTIAEAIAAKRLGPGARIVESVAAGELGVSRVPLREALKVLHAQGILTGEGHKGYRVAVFDRRHARHVFETRLALETLLLRGALARWREGSATMEGLDEAIRRMEGAAAAGNASASLRADLDFHRWICRSADNAFVATLWNAIERHILIIFSDERYRDGDLAAVAQHHAQFRDRIVAMVRGAPASETSIRNALAGHLFLAAGDASNSE from the coding sequence ATGAGTGACTCGACCGCTGGGCGTCACAGTGAGCCGCTGCCGTCGCTCGGCGCCCGGCGGGTCCTTCTGACCCAAACGATTGCCGACACGATCGCCGAGGCCATCGCGGCGAAGCGTTTGGGGCCAGGGGCGCGGATCGTGGAGTCCGTAGCGGCGGGCGAACTCGGCGTCAGCAGGGTCCCGCTGCGCGAGGCGCTGAAGGTGCTGCATGCGCAGGGCATCCTGACCGGCGAGGGTCATAAGGGTTATCGCGTCGCGGTGTTCGACAGGAGGCACGCCAGGCACGTTTTTGAAACCCGACTGGCGCTCGAGACGTTGCTGCTGCGCGGCGCTCTGGCTCGCTGGCGGGAGGGGTCGGCGACGATGGAGGGGCTCGACGAGGCGATCCGCCGGATGGAGGGCGCTGCCGCGGCCGGCAATGCTTCCGCATCGCTGAGAGCCGATCTGGACTTCCATCGTTGGATCTGTCGATCGGCCGACAACGCCTTTGTGGCCACCCTGTGGAATGCCATCGAGCGCCACATCCTCATCATCTTCTCCGATGAGCGCTATCGCGACGGCGATCTTGCCGCAGTCGCACAGCATCACGCCCAGTTCCGAGATCGTATCGTCGCAATGGTCCGTGGGGCACCGGCGAGCGAGACGTCGATCCGAAACGCGCTGGCAGGTCATCTTTTCCTTGCTGCCGGTGATGCGAGCAACTCGGAGTAA
- a CDS encoding amino acid ABC transporter permease, producing the protein MTPFNFPDFAGYLVNGFLLGGVVVTIWLTAIPIVAGLMLGMVLALLQTSGRMFLVQAARFYIWIFRGTPLLIQLIIIYTGLPQFGIRLDVVTSALLALALNEAAYLAEIIRSGFLGVPAGQREGALALGLPRWVVLWKVLLPQAFRLMIPPLGNSVNSLLKATSITSVISMEELMRRSQMLMQEKFDVLEVFAAAAIYYLLLTTAWGYCQKWLEARFNVSYAMPRKTVAFPMRRELAGS; encoded by the coding sequence ATGACACCCTTCAATTTTCCCGACTTCGCCGGATATCTGGTCAATGGCTTCCTGCTCGGGGGAGTCGTGGTGACGATCTGGCTGACGGCGATCCCGATCGTCGCCGGCCTGATGCTCGGCATGGTGCTCGCACTACTACAGACCTCCGGACGAATGTTCCTGGTACAGGCGGCGCGATTTTACATCTGGATCTTTCGTGGTACGCCTCTCCTCATCCAACTGATCATCATCTACACCGGGCTGCCGCAATTCGGCATCCGGCTCGATGTGGTCACCTCCGCACTCCTGGCGCTCGCGCTGAACGAGGCGGCCTATCTTGCCGAGATCATCCGCTCCGGATTTCTCGGCGTGCCGGCCGGGCAGCGCGAAGGTGCCCTGGCGCTTGGCCTCCCGAGGTGGGTCGTCTTGTGGAAAGTGCTGCTTCCGCAGGCCTTCCGCTTGATGATCCCGCCGCTTGGCAATTCAGTCAACAGTCTCCTGAAGGCCACGTCGATCACCTCGGTCATCTCTATGGAAGAACTTATGCGGCGTAGCCAAATGTTGATGCAGGAAAAATTCGATGTTTTGGAGGTATTTGCTGCAGCTGCGATTTACTATCTTTTATTGACAACTGCCTGGGGCTATTGCCAGAAGTGGCTGGAGGCGCGCTTCAACGTCTCCTATGCCATGCCGCGAAAGACTGTAGCCTTTCCTATGCGCCGGGAACTCGCAGGATCCTGA